From the genome of Bicyclus anynana chromosome 20, ilBicAnyn1.1, whole genome shotgun sequence, one region includes:
- the LOC112046118 gene encoding E3 ubiquitin-protein ligase AMFR-like isoform X2, with protein sequence MAYCSLALFGFVLQRLVFGRLRVAEAQRVKDKFWNYVFYKFIFVFGVLNVQYMDEVLLWCSWFTLVGFLHLLGQLCKDRFDYLSSMPAAARWAHTRLLALLVGILCAAGALLGAALAWGLPAGADTFAFMAAECVLVGVAALHVLARYSLRARDADAAGPAAYYTQLAFDALALLTETCHVAHMVLYSNVVVSMASLVLLMQLRHLLHALLARLRRHRLYSALASHMSRNYPMASPEEVEKNEDNCAICWEPMKEARKLPCAHLFHNSCLCRWVQQDASCPTCRRALSAAPEPARAPLAPRPPLPPLPPLPDVRPNHLFHFDGSRYVSWLPSFSVEVTRVRDPPAPQLLNAMIEQVLQVFPQYPRALVAADLHASRSADLTIDNILEGRLPPPPAPAPAPAYVSAPAPAPAPEPAPAPPPASPEPVSVQFSEHAAEREAMLRHRKEQLLAAARRRYLERHPAPAAPAAPAAPAAPAARPGGSRS encoded by the exons ATGGCGTACTGCTCGCTGGCGCTGTTCGGCTTCGTGCTGCAGCGGCTGGTGTTCGGGCGGCTGCGCGTGGCGGAGGCGCAGCGCGTCAAGGACAAGTTCTGGAACTACGTGTTCTACAAATTCATCTTCGTGTTCGGCGTGCTCAACGTGCAGTACATGGACGAGGTGCTGCTGTGGTGCTCGTGGTTCACGCTCGTCGGCTTCCTGCACCTGCTGGGCCAGCTGTGCAAGGACCGCTTTGACTAT CTGTCGTCCATGCCGGCCGCGGCGCGCTGGGCGCACACGCGGCTGCTGGCGCTGCTGGTGGGCATCCTGTGCGCGGCGGGCGCGCTGCTGGGCGCGGCGCTGGCGTGGGGGCTGCCGGCCGGCGCGGACACGTTCGCCTTCATGGCGGCCGAGTGCGTGCTGGTGGGCGTGGCGGCGCTGCACGTGCTGGCGCGCTACTCGCTGCGCGCGCGCGACGCCGACGCGGCCGGCCCCGCCGCCTACTACACGCAGCTGGCCTTCGACGCGCTGGCGCTGCTGACGGAGACGTGCCACGTGGCGCACATGGTGCTGTACAGCAACGTGGTGGTGTCCATGGCGTCGCTGGTGCTGCTCATGCAGCTGCGCCACCTGCTGCACGCGCTGCTGGCGCGCCTGCGCCGGCACCGCCTCTACTCGGCGCTCGCCTCGCACATGAGCCGCAA CTACCCGATGGCAAGCCCTGAGGAGGTGGAGAAGAACGAGGACAACTGCGCCATCTGCTGGGAGCCCATGAAGGAGGCGCGCAAGCTGCCCTGCGCGCACCTCTTCCACAA CTCGTGCCTGTGCCGCTGGGTGCAGCAGGACGCGTCGTGCCCCACGTGCCGGCGCGCGCTGTCGGCGGCGCCCGAGCCCGCGCGCGCCCCGCtggcgccgcgcccgccgctgcCGCCGCTGCCGCCGCTGCCCGACGTGCGCCCCAACCACCTGTTCCACTTCGACG GCTCGCGCTACGTGTCGTGGCTGCCCAGCTTCTCGGTGGAGGTGACGCGCGTGCGCGACCCGCCCGCGCCGCAGCTGCTTAACGCCATGATCGAACAG GTGCTGCAGGTGTTCCCGCAGTACCCGCGCGCGCTGGTGGCCGCCGACCTGCACGCCTCGCGCTCCGCCGACCTCACCATCGACAACATCCTCGAGGGCCGcctgccgccgccgcccgcgcccgcgcccgcgcccgcctaCGTGTctgcgcccgcgcccgcgcccgcaccggagcccgcgcccgcgccgccgcc CGCGTCGCCCGAGCCTGTGAGCGTGCAGTTCTCCGAGCACGCGGCGGAGCGCGAGGCGATGCTGCGCCACCGCAAGGAGCAGCTGCTGGCGGCGGCGCGCCGGCGCTACCTCGAGCGGcaccccgcgcccgccgcgcccgccgcccccgccgcccccgccgcccccgccgcGCGCCCCGGCGGCTCGCGCAGCTGA